In the genome of Triticum urartu cultivar G1812 chromosome 5, Tu2.1, whole genome shotgun sequence, one region contains:
- the LOC125510726 gene encoding origin recognition complex subunit 4-like, whose protein sequence is MVATSPSSAPPATAGDCPHPTYTEMITQALTELGGTSGRIAIAAFILSRFTGLPATHDKLLKASLRRLVSEGVVRGYGSKSRSCYVFPASDTRGRGRPSKPNNKDLSDLDLEDDTTATPLPKNLNLHESSEMISPARQRRNSGSGSGSGSQPQQNYSDPGLDGFQSNGSSGEDDVDDDEYTPHKRGTGRPRKILRGRGRPRKDAQQSQSQAKHPPTPTATASSTGGMQQSEAEAAAAEPRKVTLSANGDAASPSTKSGRGRPRKIRGGRGRPRKDQQQSQAKHSPTPAASTGKAAAAAAEHPPTPLSTDGIKRGRGRPRKEADKGGSTKDDPPAPAASAGVKRSRGRPRVYRPMPVKTGDELENPVSVDVALENPRMHRPSAAGVVSMVMKRGIPAKARDARPAEAGDAIPAKARYARPAEAGDATPAEETGGAASTGIKRPRGRPRKEKPAAAMSAQAGDAVSAGIKRARGRPRKK, encoded by the exons ATGGTGGCCACCTCCCCTTCGTCggcgccgcccgccaccgccggcgactgCCCCCACCCGACCTACACCGAG ATGATTACGCAGGCGCTCACCGAGCTGGGAGGCACCTCCGGCCGCATCGCCATCGCCGCCTTCATCCTCAGCCGCTTCACGGGCCTCCCCGCCACCCACGACAAGCTCCTCAAAGCCAGCCTCCGCCGCCTCGTCTCCGAAGGCGTCGTCCGCGGCTACGGGTCAAAATCGAGATCTTGCTACgtcttccccgcctccgacaCGCGCGGTCGTGGCCGGCCCTCCAAGCCCAACAATAAGGATTTGTCGGATCTCGATTTGGAGGATGACACAACCGCAACTCCCCTCCCCAAGAATCTCAATTTACATGAATCCAGTGAGATGATTTCGCCGGCCCGGCAACGACGCAACTCCGGCTCCGGCTCCGGCTCCGGCTCCCAGCCCCAGCAGAACTATTCCGATCCCGGTTTGGATGGATTCCAGAGTAACGGCAGCAGTGGCGAGGATGACGTTGATGATGATGAATACACTCCACACAAGCGAGGCACTGGGAGACCAAGGAAGATACTGAGAGGGCGTGGGAGGCCGAGAAAGGACGCGCAACAATCACAATCACAAGCAAAGCATCCTCCAACTCCAACTGCAACTGCGTCGTCAACCGGTGGCATGCAACAATCAGAAgcagaagcagcagcagcagagccTCGTAAGGTTACCCTATCTGCGAATGGAGATGCTGCCTCCCCATCGACCAAGAGTGGCCGTGGGAGGCCAAGGAAGATACGGGGAGGGCGTGGGAGGCCGAGAAAGGACCAGCAGCAATCACAAGCAAAGCATTCTCCAACTCCAGCTGCGTCAACTGgtaaagcagcagcagcagcagcagagcaTCCTCCAACTCCATTGTCAACTGATGGTATCAAGAGAGGGCGTGGGAGGCCGAGAAAGGAGGCCGACAAAGGAGGATCAACAAAGGACGATCCTCCTGCTCCTGCTGCATCGGCAGGAGTCAAGAGATCGCGTGGGAGGCCAAGAGTGTACAGACCAATGCCCGTCAAAACTGGAGATGAACTTGAGAATCCAGTATCAGTTGATGTCGCACTTGAGAATCCAAGAATGCACAGGCCATCAGCAGCTGGTGTTGTGTCCATGGTCATGAAGAGAGGAATACCTGCTAAGGCTCGAGATGCAAGGCCTGCTGAAGCTGGAGATGCAATACCTGCTAAAGCTAGATATGCAAGGCCTGCTGAAGCTGGAGATGCAACGCCTGCTGAAGAAACTGGAGGTGCTGCGTCGACGGGAATCAAGAGACCACGTGGGAGGCCAAGAAAGGAGAAGCCAGCAGCAGCAATGTCTGCTCAAGCTGGGGATGCTGTGTCGGCCGGGATCAAGAGAGCGCGTGGGAGGCCAAGAAAAAAATGA